The Acidiferrobacteraceae bacterium sequence TTCGGCTTCTACGATGTCAAGATGGTCCAGAACTGGAGCGCCGACCGCGGTCAGGCCAACCTGGAATGGGCGCGCGGCATGTATCGGGACATGTTCAGCTAATCGCGGCGACTGAGGTGTTGTGGAAAGAAGAGAGTTCGTAAAGCTGTGCATGACGGCGGCGACCGCAGTCGCCGCCGCGCCCCGGGTTCTGGCCGAGACTGGCGGTTCGCTGCATACCCATGAACGGGCGCAGCTGACAGACCGCCAGGGGCGTCCGCTGACTGCCCACGCCTTGCGGCGTCAGGAGACCTACGTTTTCAACTATCCATACGCGAGCACCCCGTGCTTTCTGCTTCGCCTGAAAGAGCCCGCGCCGGACGGATTGGAACTCAAGCCGAAGGAGGGCTCGCCCTATACGTGGCCCGGCGGGGTCGGTCGTGATCATTCGGTCGTGGCCTTCTCCGCCATCTGTCCGCACCAGCTCTCTTTTCCCTCGGCCGTGCGCAGCGTGATCG is a genomic window containing:
- a CDS encoding Rieske 2Fe-2S domain-containing protein gives rise to the protein MERREFVKLCMTAATAVAAAPRVLAETGGSLHTHERAQLTDRQGRPLTAHALRRQETYVFNYPYASTPCFLLRLKEPAPDGLELKPKEGSPYTWPGGVGRDHSVVAFSAICPHQLSFPSAVRSVIDYRRDKSQAAGRAGVIVCCAHGSVYDPTHGARVLGGPAPQPLTTIALEHDPRTDHLYAVGTMGIEVFDQFFSAYRKELNQYYGRGAYREPVSGKAPVETMDRYTRNRIHC